From the Actinopolymorpha sp. NPDC004070 genome, the window GGGGTTACGAGACCTACGACTTCGAGGTGAAGACGTGGGACACCTGTGACTCCTACGGCCGGTTCCGCATCCGGCTGGACGAGATGCACGAGAGCCTGAAGATCGTGGAGCAGTGTGTGGAACGCCTGGAGACGCCCGGCCCGGTGATGGTCGCCGACAAGAAGGTCGCCTGGCCCAGCCAGCTGGCGATCGGCTCCGACGGCCTGGGCAACTCCCTCGACCACATCAAGCACATCATGGGCGAGTCGATGGAAGCGCTCATCCACCACTTCAAGCTGGTGACCGAGGGCTTCCGGGTGCCGGCCGGCCAGGCCTACTTCGCGGTGGAGTCCCCCCGCGGCGAGCTGGCCTGCCACGCGGTGTCCGACGGTGGGACCCGGCCGTTCCGGGCCCACTTCCGCGACCCGTCCTTCGTCAACCTGCAGACCGCGGCGGCCATGTGTGAGGGCGGCATGGTGGCCGACGTCATCGTCGCGGTCGCGAGCATCGACCCCGTGATGGGTGGAGTGGACCGTTGATCACCGAGAAGACGCGTGCGGAGATGCGGGAGATCATCGCGCGCTACCCCCAGCCGCGGTCGGCGCTGCTGCCGATGCTGCACCTCGTCCAGAGCGAGGAGGGCTTCGTCAGCCCCGAGGGCATCGAGGTGTGTGCCGAGCTCCTCGACATCACCGCGGCCGAGGTCGCGGCTGTGGCGACCTTCTACACGATGTACAAGCGCCGTCCGGTCGGCGACTACCACGTCGGCGTGTGCACCAACACGCTGTGCGCGGTGATGGGCGGCGACCAGATCATGGCCGGGCTGAAGGAACACCTCGGGATCGGCAACGACGAGACCACCGAGGACGGCAAGGTCACCCTCGAACACGTCGAGTGCAACGCCGCCTGCGACTTCGCCCCCGTGGTGATGGTCAACTGGGAGTTCTTCGACAACATGACCCCCGACCGGGCCCGCAAGCTCGTCGACGACCTGAGGGCCGGCGCCGAGGTGGAGGCCGACCGGGGTGCGCGGGTGTGCACCTGGCGGCAGGCCGAGCGGGTGCTGGCCGGCTTCCCCGACGGCCGCGCGGACGAGGGTCCGTCGGCCGGTGAGGCGTCGCTGGCCGGGCTGCGGTTGGCGCACGAGCGCGGCTGGACCGCCGGCGGGAACGTCGCCACGGCCGGACCCGACCTGACCACCCGCGCGAGCACGCCGGGCGAGGCGGCCCGGACCGCGGCCGAGACCGACACGACCCGCGCCGAGAGCGAGTCGCGGGCCGCGGAGGCCGGCGTGGGCAGAGGCGGCCAGGGCCCGGGCAACCGGCCCGAGACGCCGGACAGCGGTGCGGAGAACGCCGACGCCCGCAACTCGGGCAACGGCAGCGCCGACGGTGAGAAGGGACAGCGATGACCGATCCGCTTGCGCCGGTCCTCACGGCCAACTGGGGCCGGCAGGGTTCGTGGACCATGCGTGCCTACGCCGACCAGGGCGGGTACGAAGCGCTCAAGCAGGCGTTCGGCCGCGAGCCCGAAGAGATCGTGGCCATGGTCAAGGACTCCGGCCTGCGCGGCCGCGGGGGCGCGGGCTTCCCCACCGGGATGAAGTGGGGCTTCCTGCCGCCGCTCGGTGACAAGCCGCGCTACCTCGTCGTCAACGCCGACGAGTCCGAGCCGGGCACCTGCAAGGACATCCCGCTGATGATGGCCAGCCCGCACACGCTGGTGGAGGGCGTCATCATCTCGGCGTACGCCATTCGCGCGCGGCAGGCGTTCATCTACGTCCGCGGTGAGGTGCTGCACGTCATCCGCCGGCTGCAGCAGGCGGTGCAGGAGGCCTACGCCGCGGGCTACATCGGCCGCAACATCCTCGACACCGGCTACGACCTGGACGTCGTGGTGCACGCGGGCGCGGGCGCCTACATCTGTGGTGAGGAGACCGCCCTGCTCGACTCCCTGGAGGGTCGTCGGGGTCAGCCTCGGCTGCGGCCGCCCTTCCCGGCCGTCGCGGGTCTGTACGCCTCGCCCACTGTCATCAACAACGTCGAGTCCATCGCCTCGGTTCCGGCAATCGTCGCCAACGGACCGGAATGGTTCGCCGGCATGGGGACCGAGAAGAGCAAGGGCCACGTCATCTACTCCCTGTCCGGGCACGTCGAGCGGCCGGGACAGTACGAAGGCCCGCTGGGCATCACCCTGCGCGAGCTGCTCGACCTGGCCGGCGGGATCCGCGCCGGGCACAAGCTCAAGTTCTGGACGCCGGGCGGGTCCTCCACGCCGATGCTCACCGACGAACACCTCGACGTGCCGCTCGACTACGAGGGGATGATGGGCGCCGGCAGCATGCTCGGCACCCGCGCTCTGCAGATGTTCGACGACACCACCTGCGCGGTGCGGGCGGTGCTGCGGTGGACGGAGTTCTACAAGCACGAGTCGTGCGGCAAGTGCACTCCCTGCCGGGAGGGCACCTGGTGGCTGGTGCAGATCCTCGAACGCCTGGAGCGGGGCGAGGGGAGCACCGACGACCTGGAGACGCTGCTCGACCTGTGCGACAACATCGCCGGCCGGTCGTTCTGCGCCCTGGCCGACGGAGCCGTCGCGCCGATCATGTCGTCCATCAAGTTCTTCCGCGACGATTACGTCGCGCACTTCGAACACGGCGGGTGCCCGTTCGACCCGGCCGCATCCACGTTGTTCGGGGCCGAGACTGCGACCGCAGGAGTTGGCGTATGACAGTGCAGGCGTCCGACAAGACGTCGGCCGAGGTGGAGAACCTCGTCACGCTCACCATCGACGACGTCAAGGTGAGTGTGCCGAAGGGCACCCTGGTGATCCGGGCCGCGGAGATGATCGGGGTGCAGATCCCGAGGTTCTGCGACCACCCGCTGCTGGACCCGGTGGGTGCCTGCCGGCAGTGCCTGGTCGACATCCCCGACGCGGGCAACGGCCGCGGGTTCCCCAAGCCGCAGGCGTCCTGCACGATCGAGGCCGCCGAGGGCATGGTCGTCAAGACCCAGTTGACGTCCGGTACGGCGGACAAGGCGCAGCAGGGAATCATGGAGTTCCTGCTGATCAACCACCCGCTGGACTGCCCGGTCTGCGACAAGGGCGGTGAGTGCCCGCTGCAGAACCAGGCGATGAGCAACGGCCGGCCGGAGAGCCGCTTCACCGAGGTGAAGCGCACCTACCCCAAGCCGATCAACATCTCCAGCCAGGTGCTGCTCGACCGCGAGCGCTGCGTCCTGTGCGCGCGGTGCACCCGCTTCTCCAAGCAGGTGGCCGGCGACCCGTTCATCGAGCTCCTCGAGCGCGGCGCGCTGCAGCAGGTCGGCATCTACGAGAAGGAGCCGTTCTCCAGCTACTTCTCCGGCAACACCATCCAGATCTGCCCGGTCGGCGCGCTCACCAGCGCCCAGTACCGCTTCCGCTCGCGCCCGTTCGACCTGGTGTCCACGCCGGGCACCTGCGAGCACTGCTCCAACGGCTGCTCGATCCGCACCGACCACCGGCGCGGCAAGGTCATGCGCCGGCTGGCAGGCGATGACCCCGAGGTCAACGAGGAGTGGATCTGCGACAAGGGCCGGTTCGCGTTCCGGTACGCCGCCACGACCGACCGCCTCACGCACCCGCTGGTCCGCGACGAGGACGACGGTGAGCTGCGCCCGGCGTCGTGGTCGGAGGCGTTCCGGGTGGCCGCCGAGGGGCTGGCCGCCGCTCGCGGGCGCACCGGTGTGCTGACCGGCGGCCGGGTGACGCTGGAGGACGCCTACGCGTACTCCAAGTTCGCCCGGGTCGCGCTGAACACCAACAACGTCGACTTCCGTTCCCGGCCGCACTCCCACGAGGAGGCCGACTTCCTCAGCTCCGCCGTCGCCGGCACCGGCCTCGGCGTGACCTACCGCGACCTGGAGCACGCGAGTGCGGTCCTGCTGGTCGGCCTGGAGGTCGAGGAAGAGGCGCCGATCGTCTTCCTGCGGTTGCGCAAGGCGGTCAGCAAGGGCGGCACCAAGGTCACCGCGATGGCGCCGTACACCACCTCCGGCCTGGAGAAGCTGTCCGGCTCGCTGCTGCGGGCCGCGCCCGGCACGGAGGCGGAGTTCCTGGACGCCCTCGGCGTGGCCGGCGCCGACAGCGGTCTGGACGAGGCCGGACGGGCCGCCGCCGAGGCGTTGCGCGGTGAGAACGCCGTGATCCTCGTCGGGTCCCGCCTGGCCGGGTCCTCCGGTGCACTGTCGGCCGTACTCCGGCTGGCGGAGGAGACCGGTGCCCGCCTGGCCTGGGTTCCCCGCCGGGCCGGTGAGCGCGGCGCCGTGGACGCGGGCTGCCTCCCGCACCTGCTGCCCGGTGGACGGCCGAGCTTCGACGCGGCCGCCCGGGTCGACGTGGCCGCGGCCTGGGGCGTCGGCGAGCTGCCGATCGAGCCCGGCCGGGACGCTTCGACCATGCTCACCGAGGCCGCCGAGGGCGAGCTGGGTGCGCTGGTGGTCGGCGGTGTGGAGATCGACGACCTGCCCGACCCGGCCGCCGCTCGCGCCGGGCTGGAGCGCGCCGGGTTCGTGGTCAGCCTGGAGCTGTCCCCGAGCGAGGTCACGAAGTACGCCGACGTGGTGTTCCCGGTCGCCGCGGTGGCCGAGAAGGCCGGTTCGTTCGTCGACTGGGAGGGCCGTGCCCGCCCGTTCGAGCGGGCGCTCGCGGAGAGCGGACACCAGTCCGACCTGTGGGTGCTGGCCGGCCTCGCCGACGAGCTGGACGCCCCGCTCGGTTTCACCACCGTCGAGGGCGCCCGCGCGGAGCTCGCCGAGCTGGGCGCCTGGGACGGCACCCGCGCGGTGCCGCCGCGGCTGCCCGCACCGGAGCCTGCCCAGCCGAGCGCGGGTGAGGCGGTCCTCGCGACCTGGCCCCAGCTGATCGACGACGGCGCCCTGCTGACCGGGGAGCCGTACCTCGCCGACACCGCCCGCCCGGTGCGGGCGCGCCTGTCCGCGACGACCGCGACTGCGCTGGGTGTCGTCGAGGGCGACCCGGTGGTGGTCTCCACGGCACACGGCCGGCTGCACCTGCCGGTCGAGGTGGCCGACCTGCCCGACCAGGTGGTGTGGGTCCCGACCCACTCCAAGGGCTCGCATGTGTACGACACGCTCGGCGCCGACGCCGGCGCGCTCGTGGACGTCGCCCGGGCCGAGCGGGCGCCACAGGTAGCGAACGAGTCTCCGAACGGGTCGGCCGCCGGCTCGACCGCCAGTCAGGGAGGTACGGCATGACCACCGCTGTGCTGCCACTCGCCGCCGGTGAGCTGGCGGCGTTCGGCAAGGACCCGTGGTGGATCGTCCTCATCAAGGCGGTCGGCATCACGGTGCTGCTGCTGGTGTTCACGATCTTCAACGTGTGGTTCGAGCGCAAGGTCGTGGCCCGGATGCAGCACCGCACCGGCCCCAAGGTGCACGGCCCCTTCGGTCTGCTGCAGAGCCTCGCCGACGGCGTCAAGCTGTCGCTGAAGGAGACCATCAAGCCGAAGAACGTCGACACCGTGATCTACGTCATGGCGCCGGTGATCTCCGCGGCGATGGCGTTCACGGCGTTCTCGGTCATCCCGCTCGGGCCCGAGGTGAGCATCTTCGGGCACCGCACGCCGCTGCAGCTGACCGACCTTCCGGTCGGGGTACTGCTGGTGCTCGCGGTGGCCTCGCTCGGCATCTACGGCATCGTGCTCGGCGGCTGGTCCTCCGGCTCGACGTACCCGCTGCTGGGTGGTCTTCGCTCGTCGGCGCAGATGATCTCCTACGAGGTCGCGATGGGGCTCGCGTTCGTCGCGGTGTTCCTCTACTCCGGCTCGATGTCGACCTCGGAGATCGTCGCCGCGCAGGCACACGGCAGCGCGGCGCACATCTTCGGGCTGACGATCCAGCTGCCCAGCTGGTACGCCATCGTGCTGCTCCCGTCGTTCCTCATCTACCTCGTGTCGATGGTGGGCGAGACCAACCGGGCGCCGTTCGACCTGCCGGAGGCCGAGGGTGAGCTGGTGGCGGGCTTCGCCACCGAGTACGCCTCGATGAAGTACCTCCTGTTCTTCCTCGCCGAGTACGTCAACATGGTGACGGTCTCCGCCCTGGCCACCACGCTGTTCCTCGGCGGCTGGCGGGCTCCGTGGCCGCTGTCGCTGTGGTCGGGCGCCAACGAGGGCTGGCTGCCGTTCGTGTGGTTCATCGGCAAGGTGCTCGTCTTCATGTTCGTGTTCATCTGGCTGCGGGGGACCCTGCCGCGGCTCCGCTACGACCAGTTCATGCGGCTGGGCTGGAAGTTCCTGATCCCGATCGCGCTGGTGTGGACGGTCTTCGTGGCGACCGCCCGGGCCACCCTGAGCGCGGGGTACCAGCGTCAGTTCTTCTACGGCATCGGGGCGGTCATCCTCGTGGTCCTGGCCCTGTCCTTCGTCTACGACGCGAGGGCGGCCCGCAAGGAGCAGGCGGAGGAGGCCGCGAGGGAGGAAGCGGACCGGGCGGAGTTCGACCCGTTCGTCGGTGGATACCCTGTCCCGCCGATGCCCGGACAGAAGGTGCCCGGTCTGCAACCCGCCGCAGTGGCGGTGTCCGCCGCCGCGGGCGCCCGTGAGACCGGGGCAGGCGGTTCGGGCACCGCCGGCCGATCGACAGACAGCGCAGGCCAGGAGGACTCCCGTGGCTAGTCTCAAGCAGCAGCTCTGGGACCCGATCGCAGGGTTCGGGGTGACCTTCACGACGATGTTCCGGAAGGTCTTCACCGAGCAGTACCCCTTCGAGAAGAAGCCCACCGCGCCGCGGTTCCACGGCCGGCACCAGCTCAACCGCCACCCGGACGGGCTGGAGAAGTGCGTCGGCTGTGAGCTGTGCGCGTGGGCCTGCCCGGCCGACGCGATCTACGTCGAGGGCGCGGACAACACCGAGGGCGAGCGGTTCTCGCCCGGTGAGCGGTACGGCCGCGTCTACCAGATCAACTACCTGCGCTGCATCCTCTGCGGGCTGTGCATCGAGGCGTGCCCCACCCGGGCGCTCACGATGACCAACGAGTACGAGCTCGCCGACGACAACCGCGCGGACCTGATCTACGAGAAGAAGGACCTGCTCGCGCCGCTCCTGCCCGGCATGGAGGAGCCGCCGCACGAGATGCGGCTCGGTGACGACGAGAAGGACTACTACATGGGCGCCGGTCTGCCCGGCTGGTCCCGCCGGGGCGGGTCTGAAACAGGCACGAACGGCGCGAACGGCACGAACGTGGAGAGCGAGGCAGCGCACTCATGACCGCGACCTTCTGGGTGCTGGCACCGATCGCGGTGCTCGCCGCCCTGGGCATGGTGCTCGCCCGGAAGGCGGTGCACAGCGCGTTGCTTCTGGCGGCGGTGATGATGTGCCTCGCCATCATGTACGCCAGCCTGGACGCGCCCTTCCTGTTCGCCGTCCAGGTGATCGTCTACACCGGCGCCATCCTGATGCTGTTCCTCTTCGTCCTGATGCTGGTCGGCGTCGACGCGTCGGACTCGGTGGTGGAGACACTGCGCGGTCAGCGGTGGATGGCGATCGGCGGTGCCCTGCTGTTCGGCATCCTGATCCTGGTCGCGCTCGGCCAGGTCACCCTGGGCAAGCCGGTCGGCCTGGCCGCGGCCACGCCGGACGGCAACGTCCCGGGCCTCGCGTCGCTGCTGTTCTCCAAGTACGTCTTCGCGTTCGAGGTCACCAGCGCCCTGCTGATCACCGCCGCCGTCGGCGCGATGATCCTCGCCCACCGCGAGCGGCTCACCGAGAAGGTGACCCAGAAGCAGTTGGCCGAGCAGCGGTTCCGGGCGTACGCCGACCAGGGCCGCCACCCCGGTCAGCACCCGGCTCCCGGCACGTTCGCCCGGCACAACGCGGTCGACACCCCGGCGCTTCTGCCCGACGGGACCGCGGCGGAGTCCTCGGTCTCCCGGGTGCTCATCGCCCGGGGCACGGTCCGCGACCCCGAGCGCTACGCCAACCAGGTGCCCGGCCTCGAGCCGTACACCGGCAAGCCGCAGCCCCGTGCGACCCGCGGTGCCGACGGCCGCCCGGCCGACGGCACGGCCGCCGCGGCGAACGGCACCGACTACGTGGGCTCGGCGCACAACGGCTCCGGCACCGGCCGCGACGCGGCCGGCAACGGCACGGCCGGCTCCCACGAGGGCGGTTCTCCCGAAGGCGGTTCCTCCCGTGGCGGCAACAACGGAGGTGACGCATGACCGCCGGTCCCTACATCGTGCTGTCGGCGCTGCTGTTCACGGTCGGTGCGCTCGGTGTGCTCGTACGCCGCAACGCGATCGTCGTGTTCATGTGCGTCGAGCTGATGCTGAACGCCGGCAACCTGGCGTTCGTGGCCTTCGCCCGCCAGGTCGGCAACCTCGACGGGCAGGTCGTGGCGTTCTTCGTGATGGTGGTGGCGGCGGCCGAGGTCGTCGTCGGTCTGGCGATCCTGATGACCATCTTCCGGACCCGTCGCTCGGCCTCGGTCGACGACGCGAGCCTGCTGAAGTTCTGATGCGGCCGACACCTGATGCCAGCCCCAATCGGCCCGTTCTGATCCGAGAGGCGAGACCCACGTGACCACCCCTGTGAGCGCCCTGGCGCTGGCCGGCGAGCAAGCGGCCCACGCGAGCGGCGTCTTCTCGCTGCTGTGGCTGATCGTCGCCATCCCGGCGGTCTCGGCAGCGGTGATCCTGCTTTCGGGACGCGCCGGCAACGCCTGGGGACATCTCCTCGGCTGCGCGGCACCGATCGCGTCGTTCGTGCTCGGCGCGATCATGTTCTTCTCCATGGTCGGCCGCGGCCCGGAGGACCGGGCGGTGGCCCAGCAGCTCTACACGTACATCCCGCTGCCTGGCTACCACGTCGAGGCGGGGCTGCTGCTGGACCAGCTGTCGGTGTGCTTCGTGCTGCTGATCACCGGTGTCGGCAGCATCATCCACATCTACTCCCTCGGCTACATGGCCCACGACGAGCGGCGGAAGAGGTTCTTCGGATACCTCAACCTGTTCGTCTCGGCGATGCTGCTGCTGGTGCTGGCCAACGACTTCCTCGTGGTCTTCATCGGCTGGGAGGGTGTCGGCCTCGCGTCGTACCTCCTGATCGGCTTCTGGCAGCACAAGCACTCCGCGGCCACGGCGGCGAAGAAGGCGTTCGTCGTCAACCGCGTCGGTGACGTCGGCCTGTCGCTGGCGGTGATGCTGATGCTGGCGACGTTCGGCACCTCCTCCTTCGCCGGTGTCTTCTCCCACGTGGGTGCTGCCGGGACCGGCATCGCCACCGCGCTGGGGTTCTTGCTCCTGCTCGGTGCGTGCGGTAAGTCCGCGCAGTTCCCGCTGCAGTCCTGGCTGCTGGACGCGATGGAGGGCCCGACCCCGGTGTCGGCGCTGATCCACGCGGCGACGATGGTGACCGCGGGGGTCTACCTCGTCACCCGCTCCAACGCGATCTTCGACCAGGCGCCGGTCGCCCAGACCGCGGTGGTGACCGTCGGCACGATCACGCTGCTGATGGGTGCGATCATCGGTTGCGCCAAGGACGACATCAAGAAGGTGCTGGCCGGCTCCACCATGAGCCAGATCGGCTACATGATGCTGGCCGCCGGGCTCGGGCCGGTGGGGTACGCCTTCGCGATCTTCCACCTGCTGACGCACGGGTTCTTCAAGGCCGACATGTTCCTCGGCGCCGGCTCGGTGATGCACGGCATGAACGACGAGGTCAACATGCGCCGGTACGGCGCGCTGCGCAAGGTCATGCCGATCACCTTCGGCACGTTCTTCGTGGGCTACCTCGCGATCATCGGCATCCCGCCGTTCGCCGGGTTCTTCAGCAAGGACAAGATCATCGAGGTGGCGTTCGCCTCGAACTTCTGGATCGGCCTGTGCGCACTGCTCGGCGCCGGCGTGACCGCGTTCTACATGACCCGGCTGGTGTACATGACGTTCCTCGGTCACAAGCGCTGGCCCAAGGACGCGCACCCGCACGAGTCGCCGTTGGTGATGACCGTCCCGCTGATCCTGCTGGCGTTCCTCAGCCTCGTGGGAGGTGCCGGCCTGGCCTACGTCGGCGGCGGCATCGTCAAGTGGCTGGAGCCGGTGGTCGGTGAGAAGGAAGCACACCTGCCCTTCCCGCTGATCCTGCTGACCATCGTCACCCTGCTGGTGGTGCTGCTCGGCATCGCGGTCGCCTGGCTGTTCGTGGCGCGCCGGGAGGTGCCGACCGTCGCACCGACCAAGGTGTCGCCGATCACCACCGCGGCGCGCCGGGACCTGTACGGCGACGCCTTCAACGAGGTCGTCCTCATGCGTCCCGGTCAGGAGGTGACCCGCGGGCTGGTCGGCTTCGACAACCGCGGGGTCGACGGCGTGGTCAACGGCCTCGCCGCCTTCTTCGGTGGCGTGTCCGGCCGGGTCCGGCGGGTCCAGACCGGCTTCGTCCGTTCGTACGCACTCGTCATGATCGGGGGCGCCGCCCTCGTCGTCGTGTCCATGCTGTTGGTGAGGCTGTCGTGAACAACTTCCCTTGGCTGACCGTCATCGGCGTGCTCCCCGCCGTCGGGGCGCTCGTGGTGGCGCTGCTCCCGAAGGGGCGCGACCTGCTGGCGAAGCAGACCGCGCTCGCCTTCTCCACGGTCGCGCTCGTGCTCGCCGTGGTGATGGCGGTGCGGTTCGACCCGGCGCGCTCGAGCGGGGGTCGGTTCCAGTTCGCCGAGCAGCACAGCTGGATCCCGCAGTTCGGCGTCCACTACGCCCTCGGCCTGGACGGCATCGGCCTGGTGCTGTTCCTGCTCACCGCGCTGCTCACGCCGGTGGTGATCCTGGCGTCGTGGAACGACGCGGACGCACCGGCCCGGGCGGCGGGCGCGGCGGTCGACGCGACCGGTCAGCCCACCGACGCGGACAAGTCGGATCAGCAGCAGCGGCAGGGCGGGGTGAAGACGTTCTTCGCGCTGATGCTGGCGCTGGAGACGCTGGCACTCGGGGTGTTCGCGGCCACCGACGTGTTCTTGTTCTACGTGCTGTTCGAGGCCACGCTGATCCCGATCTACTTCCTGATCGGCCGGTTCGGCGGCCCGCGCCGCAGCTACGCCGCGGTGAAGTTCCTGATCTACAGCCTTGTCGGCGGTCTGCTCATGCTGGCCTCGGTGGTCGGCCTGTACGCCCTGTCGGCGTCGCAGAGCAAGGGCAACCCGTCGTTCCTGCTGCACTCGCTGACCGAGCTGAACATCGACCCGGCCACCCAGAAGTGGCTGTTCGCCGGCTTCTTCATCGCGTTCGCGATCAAGGCGCCGATGTGGCCGGTGCACACCTGGCTGCCCGACGCCGCCCGGGAGGCGACCCCCGGCACCTCGGTGCTGCTGGTGTCGATCCTGGACAAGATCGGCACGTTCGGGATGATCCGGCTGTGCCTCCAGCTGTTCCCGGAGGCCTCGCAGTGGGCCACCCCGGCGATCATCGTGCTGGCCGTGATCAGCGTGATCTACGGCGCGGTCCTCGCGATCGGGCAGCGGGACATCAAGACGGTGATCGCCTACAGCTCGGTCTCCCACTTCGGTGTGATCGTGCTCGGCATCTTCGCGATGACCAGCCAGGGCCAGACCGGCGCGACGCTCTACATGCTCAACCACGGGTTGTCCACGGCGGCGCTGTTCCTGGTCGGCGGCTACCTCATCAGCCGGCGCGGCTCGTCGCGGATCGCCGACTTCGGCGGGGTGGACAAGGTGGCGCCGGTGCTGTCCGGCACGTTCCTGTTCGCCGCCCTGTCCGGGCTCGCGCTGCCCGGGCTGGCGCCGTTCGTCAGTGAGTTCCTGGCGCTGGCGGGCACGTTCAAGCGGTACGAGGTGGCGGCGATCATCGCCACCTGCAGCATCATCCTGGCTGCGCTGTACATGCTGATCCTCTTCCAGCGCACGATGACCGGCCCGACCGCCGCGGCGGTGGCGAAGATGCCCGACCTGCGTGGCCGGGAGAAACTCGCGATCGCTCCGCTGGTCGTCCTGATCATCGCGCTCGGGGTGTTCCCCAAGCCGGCGCTCGATGTCATCTCACCCGCCGTCGACGCGACGATGAAGCGGGTCGGTGTCACCGATCCGGCACCCAAGGTCCCCGTCACGGCTCCTTCGGAAGGTACGAAGTGACTCCGATCATCCTGGCCCAGGAGTTCAAGAGCCCGACGATCGAGTACGCCAAGATCGCGCCGCTGCTCATCATCTTCGGCGTGGCGATCGTCGGCGTTCTCATCGAGGCGTTCCTTCCACGCCGGCTGCGCTACCCCGCCCAGGTGACGGTGACACTGCTCGCCCTGGTCGCCGCGCTGGCGACGACCATCGGGCTGGCCGGCACGTCGCAGGTG encodes:
- the nuoI gene encoding NADH-quinone oxidoreductase subunit NuoI, with the protein product MASLKQQLWDPIAGFGVTFTTMFRKVFTEQYPFEKKPTAPRFHGRHQLNRHPDGLEKCVGCELCAWACPADAIYVEGADNTEGERFSPGERYGRVYQINYLRCILCGLCIEACPTRALTMTNEYELADDNRADLIYEKKDLLAPLLPGMEEPPHEMRLGDDEKDYYMGAGLPGWSRRGGSETGTNGANGTNVESEAAHS
- the nuoH gene encoding NADH-quinone oxidoreductase subunit NuoH, which produces MTTAVLPLAAGELAAFGKDPWWIVLIKAVGITVLLLVFTIFNVWFERKVVARMQHRTGPKVHGPFGLLQSLADGVKLSLKETIKPKNVDTVIYVMAPVISAAMAFTAFSVIPLGPEVSIFGHRTPLQLTDLPVGVLLVLAVASLGIYGIVLGGWSSGSTYPLLGGLRSSAQMISYEVAMGLAFVAVFLYSGSMSTSEIVAAQAHGSAAHIFGLTIQLPSWYAIVLLPSFLIYLVSMVGETNRAPFDLPEAEGELVAGFATEYASMKYLLFFLAEYVNMVTVSALATTLFLGGWRAPWPLSLWSGANEGWLPFVWFIGKVLVFMFVFIWLRGTLPRLRYDQFMRLGWKFLIPIALVWTVFVATARATLSAGYQRQFFYGIGAVILVVLALSFVYDARAARKEQAEEAAREEADRAEFDPFVGGYPVPPMPGQKVPGLQPAAVAVSAAAGARETGAGGSGTAGRSTDSAGQEDSRG
- a CDS encoding NADH-quinone oxidoreductase subunit G, which gives rise to MTVQASDKTSAEVENLVTLTIDDVKVSVPKGTLVIRAAEMIGVQIPRFCDHPLLDPVGACRQCLVDIPDAGNGRGFPKPQASCTIEAAEGMVVKTQLTSGTADKAQQGIMEFLLINHPLDCPVCDKGGECPLQNQAMSNGRPESRFTEVKRTYPKPINISSQVLLDRERCVLCARCTRFSKQVAGDPFIELLERGALQQVGIYEKEPFSSYFSGNTIQICPVGALTSAQYRFRSRPFDLVSTPGTCEHCSNGCSIRTDHRRGKVMRRLAGDDPEVNEEWICDKGRFAFRYAATTDRLTHPLVRDEDDGELRPASWSEAFRVAAEGLAAARGRTGVLTGGRVTLEDAYAYSKFARVALNTNNVDFRSRPHSHEEADFLSSAVAGTGLGVTYRDLEHASAVLLVGLEVEEEAPIVFLRLRKAVSKGGTKVTAMAPYTTSGLEKLSGSLLRAAPGTEAEFLDALGVAGADSGLDEAGRAAAEALRGENAVILVGSRLAGSSGALSAVLRLAEETGARLAWVPRRAGERGAVDAGCLPHLLPGGRPSFDAAARVDVAAAWGVGELPIEPGRDASTMLTEAAEGELGALVVGGVEIDDLPDPAAARAGLERAGFVVSLELSPSEVTKYADVVFPVAAVAEKAGSFVDWEGRARPFERALAESGHQSDLWVLAGLADELDAPLGFTTVEGARAELAELGAWDGTRAVPPRLPAPEPAQPSAGEAVLATWPQLIDDGALLTGEPYLADTARPVRARLSATTATALGVVEGDPVVVSTAHGRLHLPVEVADLPDQVVWVPTHSKGSHVYDTLGADAGALVDVARAERAPQVANESPNGSAAGSTASQGGTA
- the nuoE gene encoding NADH-quinone oxidoreductase subunit NuoE, which produces MITEKTRAEMREIIARYPQPRSALLPMLHLVQSEEGFVSPEGIEVCAELLDITAAEVAAVATFYTMYKRRPVGDYHVGVCTNTLCAVMGGDQIMAGLKEHLGIGNDETTEDGKVTLEHVECNAACDFAPVVMVNWEFFDNMTPDRARKLVDDLRAGAEVEADRGARVCTWRQAERVLAGFPDGRADEGPSAGEASLAGLRLAHERGWTAGGNVATAGPDLTTRASTPGEAARTAAETDTTRAESESRAAEAGVGRGGQGPGNRPETPDSGAENADARNSGNGSADGEKGQR
- the nuoF gene encoding NADH-quinone oxidoreductase subunit NuoF produces the protein MTDPLAPVLTANWGRQGSWTMRAYADQGGYEALKQAFGREPEEIVAMVKDSGLRGRGGAGFPTGMKWGFLPPLGDKPRYLVVNADESEPGTCKDIPLMMASPHTLVEGVIISAYAIRARQAFIYVRGEVLHVIRRLQQAVQEAYAAGYIGRNILDTGYDLDVVVHAGAGAYICGEETALLDSLEGRRGQPRLRPPFPAVAGLYASPTVINNVESIASVPAIVANGPEWFAGMGTEKSKGHVIYSLSGHVERPGQYEGPLGITLRELLDLAGGIRAGHKLKFWTPGGSSTPMLTDEHLDVPLDYEGMMGAGSMLGTRALQMFDDTTCAVRAVLRWTEFYKHESCGKCTPCREGTWWLVQILERLERGEGSTDDLETLLDLCDNIAGRSFCALADGAVAPIMSSIKFFRDDYVAHFEHGGCPFDPAASTLFGAETATAGVGV
- a CDS encoding NADH-quinone oxidoreductase subunit J, which translates into the protein MTATFWVLAPIAVLAALGMVLARKAVHSALLLAAVMMCLAIMYASLDAPFLFAVQVIVYTGAILMLFLFVLMLVGVDASDSVVETLRGQRWMAIGGALLFGILILVALGQVTLGKPVGLAAATPDGNVPGLASLLFSKYVFAFEVTSALLITAAVGAMILAHRERLTEKVTQKQLAEQRFRAYADQGRHPGQHPAPGTFARHNAVDTPALLPDGTAAESSVSRVLIARGTVRDPERYANQVPGLEPYTGKPQPRATRGADGRPADGTAAAANGTDYVGSAHNGSGTGRDAAGNGTAGSHEGGSPEGGSSRGGNNGGDA
- the nuoK gene encoding NADH-quinone oxidoreductase subunit NuoK: MTAGPYIVLSALLFTVGALGVLVRRNAIVVFMCVELMLNAGNLAFVAFARQVGNLDGQVVAFFVMVVAAAEVVVGLAILMTIFRTRRSASVDDASLLKF